In one window of Blattabacterium sp. (Cryptocercus punctulatus) str. Cpu DNA:
- the purB gene encoding adenylosuccinate lyase, protein MKEYKNPLVERYSSKEMLYNFSPEKKFTTWRKLWLYLAECQKKLGLNIKEEQINDLKKHLNDIDWNRVFFYEKKFHHDVIAHLYAFGEKATIAKPIIHLGATSAFLGDNTDLILLRDGLEIILNKLINVLFRFRNFTLEYHNTPTLAFTHYQPAQLTTVGKRSSLWIQSILMDIEELEFRLQNLCFRGVKGTVGTAASFKELFNGNLKKVKYLEKKLSKKFGFQKIFSVTGQTYDRKVDAQILNLLSNISQSSHKFSNDLRLLQNLKEMEEPFNKEQIGSSAMAYKRNPILSERMASLAKYVISLSNSSAMVAATQWLERTLDDSANRRLVLAQSFLATDAILMIWNNILENIVVYPKMIEKNIYQELPFLITESIIIQSVKNGADRQKIHERIRIHSMKTHSKMKLEGKKNDFIKRILNDEKIPINEKELNKMLDPKNFIGFSSDQSLEFIDKKVNPILDRFHHLINSNSNLKI, encoded by the coding sequence GTGAAAGAATATAAAAATCCTTTAGTAGAACGATACAGTAGTAAAGAAATGTTGTATAATTTTTCTCCCGAAAAAAAATTTACTACCTGGAGAAAACTTTGGCTATATTTAGCAGAATGTCAAAAAAAATTAGGTTTAAATATTAAGGAAGAACAAATTAATGATTTAAAAAAACATTTAAATGATATTGATTGGAATAGAGTTTTTTTCTATGAAAAAAAATTTCATCATGATGTAATAGCTCATTTATATGCATTTGGAGAAAAAGCGACTATAGCTAAACCAATTATTCATTTAGGTGCTACAAGTGCTTTTTTAGGAGACAATACGGATCTTATTCTCCTACGTGATGGATTAGAAATTATCCTTAATAAATTAATTAATGTTCTTTTTCGTTTTAGAAATTTTACCTTAGAATATCATAATACTCCCACTTTGGCATTTACACATTATCAACCTGCTCAGTTAACTACTGTTGGGAAACGTTCTTCTTTGTGGATACAAAGTATCCTAATGGATATAGAAGAATTGGAATTTAGATTACAAAATCTATGTTTCAGAGGAGTAAAAGGAACTGTAGGAACAGCTGCTAGTTTTAAAGAATTATTTAATGGAAATTTAAAAAAAGTAAAATATCTAGAAAAAAAATTATCCAAAAAATTTGGATTTCAAAAAATTTTTTCTGTTACGGGTCAAACTTATGATAGAAAAGTTGATGCACAAATATTAAATTTATTATCCAATATTTCTCAATCTTCTCATAAATTTAGTAATGATTTACGTTTATTACAAAATTTAAAAGAAATGGAAGAACCATTTAATAAAGAACAAATTGGATCCAGTGCTATGGCATATAAACGAAATCCAATACTTAGTGAACGTATGGCCTCTTTAGCTAAATATGTGATTTCGCTATCAAATAGTTCAGCTATGGTAGCTGCCACTCAATGGTTAGAACGTACTTTAGATGATTCCGCAAATAGAAGATTGGTACTTGCACAATCTTTCTTAGCTACAGATGCTATTTTAATGATTTGGAATAATATATTAGAAAATATTGTGGTTTATCCTAAAATGATAGAAAAAAATATCTATCAAGAACTTCCATTTTTAATTACTGAATCTATTATTATCCAAAGCGTAAAAAATGGAGCAGATAGACAAAAAATCCATGAAAGAATCCGAATTCATTCTATGAAAACTCATTCTAAAATGAAATTAGAAGGTAAAAAAAATGATTTTATAAAACGTATTTTAAACGATGAAAAAATACCGATTAATGAAAAAGAATTAAATAAAATGCTGGATCCTAAAAATTTTATAGGTTTTTCTTCAGATCAATCTTTAGAATTTATTGATAAAAAAGTAAATCCTATTTTGGATCGATTTCATCATTTGATAAATTCAAATAGTAATCTTAAAATTTAG
- a CDS encoding adenylosuccinate synthase → MPSNVIVGLQWGDEGKGKITDLLSKNSDYVIRYQGGNNSGHSIHINNRNFILHLIPSGVVNPSVKCIIAPGMVIDPKSLIQEIKEIESIGINTSRVFLAKRAHLTMPYHRLLDEYKEEALGSRSIGTTHCGIGPTYEDKISRIGIRLLDFLNLKVFYKKLKDNVDYKNKIITKVYKKDPIYFKSIYEEYIEYAKILSPRIIDSVHEIHYAFHKKKKILFEGAQAMLLDINYGTYPYVTPSSPSTGGVCTGTGIPPNFLKNFIGIAKAYCTRVGYGPFPTEIRNKMSDIIRKKGNEYGSTTKRSRRCGWLDLLSLKYSCMINGINYLIITKLDVLSELELIKVCVKYQSNGKKIQYFPSNIELEEKKVEAIYIDFPGWKKDISHIHEYDDLPKNCKKYINFIESYLNLDIVLISVGSERNQNIIKNKSSFLKIFS, encoded by the coding sequence ATGCCTTCAAATGTTATTGTTGGTCTCCAATGGGGTGACGAGGGAAAAGGTAAAATAACAGATTTACTTTCTAAAAATTCAGATTATGTAATTCGTTATCAAGGAGGAAATAATTCAGGTCATTCTATTCATATTAATAATCGTAATTTTATTCTTCATTTAATTCCATCTGGAGTAGTTAATCCTTCTGTTAAATGTATTATAGCACCTGGAATGGTTATTGACCCTAAATCTTTGATTCAAGAAATTAAAGAAATAGAATCTATAGGAATCAATACCTCTAGAGTTTTTTTGGCAAAACGTGCACATCTAACTATGCCTTATCATCGTTTACTAGATGAATATAAAGAAGAAGCTTTAGGTTCTAGATCTATTGGAACTACACATTGTGGAATTGGTCCTACTTATGAAGATAAAATATCCCGTATAGGAATCCGGTTATTAGATTTTTTGAATCTAAAAGTATTTTATAAAAAATTAAAGGATAACGTAGATTATAAAAATAAGATTATTACAAAAGTATATAAAAAAGATCCTATTTATTTTAAATCAATATATGAAGAATATATCGAATATGCTAAGATTCTTTCTCCTCGTATTATTGATTCTGTACATGAAATTCATTATGCTTTTCATAAAAAAAAGAAAATTTTATTTGAAGGGGCTCAAGCTATGTTATTAGATATAAATTATGGTACCTATCCATATGTAACTCCTTCTTCACCTTCTACAGGTGGTGTATGTACAGGAACTGGGATCCCTCCTAATTTTTTGAAAAATTTTATAGGAATAGCAAAAGCTTACTGTACCCGTGTAGGATATGGCCCTTTTCCTACAGAGATTAGGAATAAAATGAGCGATATAATACGTAAAAAAGGGAATGAATATGGTTCAACTACAAAACGGTCCAGAAGATGTGGATGGTTAGACCTTTTATCTCTAAAATATTCCTGTATGATTAATGGAATTAATTATTTAATCATTACAAAATTGGATGTTTTAAGTGAATTAGAATTAATTAAAGTATGTGTAAAATATCAAAGTAATGGAAAAAAAATACAATATTTTCCATCCAATATAGAATTGGAAGAAAAAAAAGTAGAAGCTATTTATATAGATTTTCCTGGTTGGAAAAAAGATATTTCTCATATACATGAATATGATGATTTGCCTAAAAATTGCAAGAAATATATTAACTTTATAGAAAGTTATTTAAATTTAGATATTGTATTAATTTCTGTAGGATCTGAAAGAAATCAAAATATTATCAAAAATAAATCTTCCTTTTTGAAAATTTTTTCTTAA
- the ruvB gene encoding Holliday junction branch migration DNA helicase RuvB, which yields MSPILEETLNPKKIQEFVGQCDILENLTIFIQAAKKRKEALDHILFHGPPGLGKTTLSHIVANELGVNISVTSGSVLDKPGDLAGILIHLNLNDVLFIDEIHRLSPIVEEYLYSAMENYKIDIIIDSGSNARSVQIDLSPFTLIGSTTRSGLLTAPMRSRFGINLRLTYYQKELLKIIIERSAKILNIPITKESSYEIATRSRGTPRIANSLLRRIRDFAQIKGNGIIDSNICNLGLKSLNVDKHGLDEMDNRILTSIIDSFKGGPVGINTIATSVNENSDTIEEVYEPFLIQEGYLIRTPRGRIATKLAYQHLKRNICNNKKF from the coding sequence GTGTCACCTATTTTAGAAGAAACTTTAAATCCAAAAAAAATTCAAGAATTTGTTGGGCAATGTGATATTTTAGAAAATTTAACAATTTTTATTCAAGCTGCTAAAAAAAGAAAAGAAGCCTTAGATCATATTCTTTTTCATGGTCCTCCAGGATTAGGAAAAACGACTCTTTCTCATATTGTTGCTAATGAATTGGGCGTTAATATCTCTGTGACTTCAGGATCCGTTTTAGATAAACCAGGAGATTTAGCGGGTATCCTCATTCATTTAAATTTGAACGATGTTCTATTTATAGACGAAATTCATCGTCTATCTCCTATAGTGGAAGAATATTTGTATTCTGCTATGGAAAATTATAAAATTGATATTATAATAGATTCAGGATCTAATGCAAGATCAGTACAAATTGATTTATCTCCTTTTACTTTAATAGGATCAACAACAAGATCTGGATTATTAACAGCACCTATGCGTTCTAGATTTGGAATTAATTTACGTTTAACTTATTATCAAAAAGAATTATTAAAAATAATTATAGAACGTAGTGCAAAAATATTAAACATTCCAATCACCAAAGAATCTTCTTATGAAATAGCAACTAGAAGTCGTGGAACTCCACGTATAGCTAACTCTTTACTTCGTAGAATTCGTGATTTTGCTCAAATAAAAGGTAATGGAATTATAGATAGTAACATATGTAATTTAGGATTAAAATCCCTTAATGTAGATAAACATGGATTAGATGAAATGGATAATAGAATTCTTACATCTATTATTGATTCCTTTAAAGGAGGTCCTGTTGGAATAAATACTATAGCAACATCTGTGAATGAAAATTCAGATACAATAGAAGAGGTTTATGAACCTTTTCTTATTCAAGAAGGATATTTAATAAGAACACCTAGAGGTAGAATAGCCACAAAATTAGCTTATCAACATCTTAAACGAAATATTTGCAATAATAAAAAATTTTAG
- the surE gene encoding 5'/3'-nucleotidase SurE, with translation MKNKPIILVTNDDGIIAPGIRALVNVMNSLGEVYVVAPNKPQSGIGHAITMDTILYCDSVQIDNGCQKEWECSGTPVDCVKLAISNILPRKPDICVSGINHGSNSSINIMYSGTISAVIEAGIEGIPSVGFSLLDFDWNADFEPAKKYVCKIVKKILYNPIPKGGISLNVNIPKKKIKGMKICRQAESKWKESFDKRYNPKGRTYYWLIGDFINFDKKSDTDEWALKNGYVSIVPIKFDLTDYPILNILRSWNFILLFIFLDTLL, from the coding sequence ATGAAAAATAAACCAATTATTTTAGTAACAAACGATGATGGAATTATAGCTCCAGGTATTAGAGCTCTTGTTAATGTTATGAATTCTTTAGGAGAAGTTTATGTTGTTGCTCCAAATAAGCCTCAATCTGGAATAGGACATGCTATAACGATGGATACTATTTTATATTGTGATTCTGTCCAAATAGACAATGGATGTCAAAAAGAATGGGAATGTTCAGGAACTCCTGTTGATTGTGTAAAATTAGCTATTAGTAATATACTTCCAAGAAAACCTGATATTTGTGTTTCTGGAATTAATCATGGATCTAATTCTTCCATAAATATTATGTATTCTGGAACAATTTCTGCAGTAATAGAAGCTGGAATTGAGGGAATACCTTCTGTTGGTTTTTCTCTTTTGGATTTTGATTGGAATGCAGATTTTGAACCAGCTAAAAAATATGTATGTAAAATTGTAAAAAAAATTCTTTATAATCCTATACCAAAAGGGGGTATTAGTCTTAATGTCAATATTCCAAAAAAAAAAATAAAAGGAATGAAAATATGCAGGCAGGCAGAATCTAAATGGAAAGAAAGTTTTGATAAACGTTATAATCCAAAAGGAAGAACTTATTATTGGCTAATTGGAGATTTTATTAATTTTGATAAAAAATCGGATACGGATGAATGGGCATTAAAAAATGGATACGTTTCTATTGTTCCTATAAAATTTGATTTAACAGATTATCCAATTTTAAATATTTTGAGATCCTGGAATTTTATATTATTATTTATTTTTTTGGATACTCTATTATGA
- a CDS encoding carboxy terminal-processing peptidase, protein MIVDFKFKNIIIGFIFTFLLSFCSPKGEVENHSIILKKIYKILYFLHPIPIKINNDFSKKVYKKYFENLDFQKRFFLKKDLEYISYYREKIDDYWINGDPIFFNITINRFYQRIKEVENFCFKILKKPFDFNKKEIFVPGEYKYFYPKNKEEWIEEWRKYLKYLTLMEIVTSINTKKNFFKNYKKNIWNNLFINKEKKSRKKVEEDLREYFRKLKMKKKIDWFSMYVNTIISHYDPHTIYFSTKEKENFDLNISGKTEGIGIELKDYKGYATVVKLIVGGPAWKSKKIDIGDKIIRVAKNPNSESQNIIGMLLENSVRLIRGKKGSKVKLTIQKKNGSIEEVIIIRDIIEKEEIFAKSVILLDNNNKNKYGLIHLPEFYFNPENKNGRNAAKDMKNIIQKLKKEKIKGLLIDIRNNGGGSLETVVKISGFFLGKVPIVQVKLSSGKKKIIKNKEDNILWKGPLVILVNELSASASEILAACIVDYKRGIIVGSDQTYGKGTVQTFYPLKSFLFSNNELGTLKFTMNKFYRVNGSSTQLKGVNSDIVIPNNNVSFSIKKMEKDKPNSMIWDRIDSIPYIPWKGKVDLEKIKLKSLNRLKKHQDINTIYKNIQLFEKKFIKKRNFSLNWKEFYYDNLKIKKRNENFQKLKDYLNIYGLKAYPPSYKIISKYKLKKKEWENNLLKDFQIAECVNILRDFNEN, encoded by the coding sequence ATGATTGTAGATTTTAAATTTAAAAATATAATAATTGGTTTTATTTTTACTTTTTTATTAAGTTTTTGTTCTCCAAAAGGAGAAGTAGAAAATCATAGTATTATACTAAAAAAAATATACAAAATACTTTATTTTTTACATCCTATTCCTATTAAAATTAATAATGATTTTTCCAAAAAAGTATATAAAAAATATTTTGAAAATTTAGATTTTCAAAAACGTTTTTTTCTTAAAAAAGATCTAGAATATATCTCTTACTATAGAGAAAAAATAGATGATTATTGGATAAATGGGGACCCCATATTTTTTAATATTACGATAAATCGTTTTTATCAAAGAATAAAAGAAGTGGAAAATTTTTGTTTTAAAATTTTAAAAAAACCTTTTGATTTTAATAAAAAAGAAATATTTGTTCCTGGAGAATATAAATATTTTTATCCTAAAAATAAAGAAGAATGGATAGAAGAATGGAGAAAATATTTAAAATATTTAACTCTTATGGAAATAGTAACTTCAATAAATACAAAAAAAAATTTTTTTAAAAATTACAAAAAAAATATTTGGAATAATCTATTTATTAATAAAGAAAAAAAATCGAGAAAAAAAGTGGAAGAGGATCTACGGGAATATTTCAGAAAATTAAAAATGAAAAAAAAAATAGACTGGTTTTCTATGTACGTAAATACTATTATATCTCATTATGATCCTCATACTATTTATTTTTCTACTAAAGAAAAGGAAAATTTTGATTTGAATATATCTGGTAAAACAGAAGGAATTGGCATTGAATTGAAAGATTATAAAGGTTATGCAACGGTTGTAAAACTTATAGTTGGTGGACCTGCATGGAAAAGTAAAAAGATAGATATAGGAGATAAAATTATTCGAGTAGCAAAAAATCCAAATTCAGAATCTCAAAATATTATAGGAATGTTATTAGAAAATTCCGTTCGTCTTATAAGAGGGAAAAAAGGAAGTAAAGTAAAATTAACAATTCAAAAAAAAAATGGTTCTATAGAAGAAGTTATCATTATTAGGGATATAATTGAAAAAGAAGAAATTTTCGCAAAAAGTGTCATATTATTGGATAATAATAATAAAAATAAATATGGTTTAATTCATTTGCCAGAATTTTATTTTAATCCTGAAAATAAAAATGGAAGAAATGCAGCTAAAGATATGAAAAACATTATTCAAAAATTAAAAAAAGAAAAAATTAAAGGTCTTCTTATTGATATAAGAAATAATGGAGGAGGATCTTTAGAGACTGTTGTTAAAATTTCAGGGTTTTTCTTAGGAAAAGTTCCAATAGTACAAGTAAAACTATCTTCTGGAAAAAAGAAAATTATCAAAAATAAGGAGGATAATATCCTTTGGAAAGGACCTCTCGTTATTCTTGTAAACGAATTATCTGCTTCTGCATCAGAAATACTAGCGGCTTGTATAGTAGATTATAAAAGAGGGATCATAGTTGGTAGTGATCAAACATACGGTAAAGGTACGGTTCAAACATTTTATCCATTAAAGTCATTTTTATTTTCTAATAATGAATTGGGTACTTTAAAATTTACCATGAATAAATTTTATCGTGTAAATGGAAGTTCTACTCAATTAAAAGGCGTAAATTCAGATATAGTAATCCCAAATAATAATGTTTCTTTTTCCATAAAAAAAATGGAAAAAGACAAACCTAACTCCATGATATGGGATCGTATTGATTCTATTCCTTATATACCTTGGAAAGGTAAAGTAGATTTGGAAAAAATAAAGTTAAAAAGCCTAAATCGTTTGAAAAAACATCAGGATATAAATACTATATATAAAAATATACAATTATTCGAAAAAAAATTTATAAAAAAAAGAAATTTTTCTTTAAATTGGAAAGAATTTTATTATGATAATTTAAAAATAAAAAAAAGAAACGAAAACTTTCAAAAATTAAAAGATTACTTAAATATATATGGATTGAAAGCATATCCTCCATCTTACAAAATTATTTCAAAATATAAATTGAAAAAAAAAGAGTGGGAAAATAATTTATTGAAAGATTTTCAGATAGCAGAATGTGTAAATATTTTACGAGATTTTAATGAAAATTAA
- the gyrA gene encoding DNA gyrase subunit A codes for MGEKLIPINIEDEMKSSYIDYSMSVIVSRALPDARDGLKPVHRRVLYGMFQLGIFSKNTYKKSARIVGEVLGKYHPHGDISVYDTMVRMSQKWILRYPLIDGQGNFGSLDADPPAAMRYTEVRMKKISEEMLSDIKKNTVDMKLNFDDSLEEPTVLPTRIPNLLINGSSGIAVGMATNIPPHNLKETIKAICAYIDDNNISIEQIIEYIKAPDFPTGGIIYGYDGVKKAFHTGKGRIVLRAKVHFEEIKGRQCIIVDEIPYQVNKSEMINRTVELIKVGKMDGIYQIRDESDRNGLRIVYMLKQNTNSNVLLNNLFKYTSLQTYFNVNNIALVHGKPVKLNIKDLIQHFVDHRQDVIIRRTQYELKKYKDRVHTLMGFLKILDHLDQMIELIKKSKDHNEACDRLIKKFRLSKNQSKSILDLRLQSLTSLEINKIKREYEKLVKNIENLENVLLKHSIRMKIIKKELLDIKEKYQDGRRTKIDYLGNEVHIEDLIDDEQVVLTISHAGYIKRTSLSEYKCQGRGGVGNRGASARESDFLNHLLIATNHQYLLFFTEKGKCFWLRVYEIPEGSKISKGRAIQNMIHIQKDDKVNAYILTGNLTDKKYVQNHYVMMVTKKGIIKKTSLENYSRPRKDGIKAIIIREGDSLLEAILTKGKSHVFIAVKSGRIIRFSENNVRKTGRTSSGVIGINLKKYDIVIGMICVEEEEKGNVLVVSDKGFGKRSNLKDYRITNRGGKGIKTINITKKTGSLISIKHVKEQDDLMIIKKSGIIIRIPISDIRVMGRSTQGVRLIYLKEKDEIADVEKIDKKPVVEFL; via the coding sequence ATGGGAGAAAAATTAATTCCTATTAATATTGAAGACGAAATGAAATCTTCTTACATAGACTATTCTATGTCTGTTATTGTATCCAGAGCACTTCCTGATGCAAGAGATGGATTAAAACCTGTACATAGGAGAGTTCTATATGGAATGTTCCAATTAGGAATTTTTTCTAAAAATACTTATAAAAAATCGGCTCGTATTGTTGGAGAAGTACTAGGAAAATACCATCCACATGGAGATATTTCTGTTTATGATACTATGGTTCGGATGTCTCAAAAATGGATACTTCGTTATCCTTTAATAGATGGACAAGGAAATTTCGGATCATTAGATGCGGATCCACCTGCAGCAATGCGTTATACGGAAGTTAGAATGAAAAAAATATCTGAAGAAATGTTATCGGATATAAAAAAAAATACGGTGGATATGAAACTTAATTTTGATGATTCTCTAGAAGAACCTACGGTATTACCTACCCGAATTCCCAATCTTTTAATTAATGGATCTTCTGGAATTGCCGTAGGAATGGCTACCAATATTCCACCTCATAATTTAAAAGAAACTATTAAAGCAATTTGCGCTTATATTGATGATAATAATATATCTATAGAACAAATAATAGAATATATTAAAGCACCAGATTTTCCTACAGGAGGAATTATTTATGGATACGATGGAGTAAAGAAAGCCTTTCATACTGGAAAAGGCCGTATTGTATTACGCGCAAAAGTTCATTTTGAAGAAATTAAGGGTAGACAATGTATCATTGTAGATGAAATTCCTTATCAAGTAAATAAATCAGAAATGATTAATAGAACTGTAGAGTTAATAAAAGTAGGAAAGATGGATGGTATCTATCAAATTCGTGATGAATCTGATAGAAATGGATTACGCATAGTATATATGCTTAAACAAAATACAAATTCTAATGTATTATTGAATAATTTATTCAAATATACTTCTTTACAAACTTACTTTAATGTTAATAATATTGCATTAGTTCATGGAAAACCAGTTAAACTAAATATTAAAGATCTGATCCAACATTTTGTAGATCATCGTCAGGATGTTATTATTCGTCGTACTCAATACGAATTAAAAAAATATAAAGATAGAGTTCATACTTTGATGGGATTTTTAAAAATATTAGATCATTTAGATCAAATGATTGAATTAATCAAAAAATCTAAAGATCATAATGAAGCTTGTGATAGACTTATTAAAAAATTTAGACTATCTAAAAATCAATCTAAATCTATTTTAGATCTTCGCTTGCAAAGTCTTACTTCTTTAGAAATTAATAAAATTAAAAGAGAATATGAAAAATTAGTCAAAAATATAGAAAATTTGGAAAATGTTTTATTAAAACATTCTATCAGAATGAAAATTATTAAAAAAGAACTTTTAGATATTAAAGAAAAATATCAAGATGGACGTCGTACAAAAATCGATTATTTAGGAAATGAAGTACACATAGAAGATCTTATTGATGACGAACAGGTAGTACTGACTATCTCTCATGCTGGATATATAAAAAGAACTTCTTTATCAGAATACAAATGTCAAGGAAGAGGAGGGGTAGGTAATAGAGGGGCTAGTGCTAGAGAATCGGATTTTTTAAATCATCTTCTCATAGCTACTAATCATCAATATCTACTTTTTTTTACAGAAAAAGGAAAATGTTTTTGGTTAAGAGTCTATGAAATACCAGAAGGATCAAAAATTTCTAAAGGAAGAGCTATACAAAATATGATTCATATACAAAAAGATGATAAAGTAAATGCCTATATATTAACTGGAAATCTTACAGATAAAAAATATGTTCAAAATCATTATGTTATGATGGTAACTAAAAAAGGAATTATTAAAAAAACTTCTTTAGAGAACTATTCACGTCCTAGAAAAGATGGAATTAAGGCAATTATCATTCGAGAGGGAGATTCCTTATTAGAAGCAATCCTAACTAAGGGTAAAAGTCATGTGTTTATTGCTGTAAAAAGTGGAAGAATTATTCGTTTTTCAGAGAATAATGTTCGTAAAACTGGAAGAACTTCTTCTGGAGTAATAGGGATTAATTTAAAAAAATATGATATTGTAATTGGAATGATATGCGTAGAAGAAGAAGAAAAAGGAAATGTTTTGGTAGTTTCGGATAAAGGATTTGGAAAAAGATCAAATTTAAAAGATTATCGAATTACTAATCGTGGAGGAAAAGGTATAAAAACCATAAATATTACTAAAAAAACAGGTAGTTTAATTTCTATAAAACATGTAAAGGAACAAGATGATTTAATGATTATTAAAAAGTCTGGAATCATCATCCGTATTCCAATATCGGATATCCGAGTTATGGGTAGGTCTACACAAGGAGTAAGATTAATCTATCTCAAAGAGAAGGATGAAATTGCTGATGTAGAAAAAATTGATAAAAAACCGGTAGTTGAATTTCTATAA
- the aroB gene encoding 3-dehydroquinate synthase: MFCDNKKIIFFNEEAYKKLENYLLNHINTIKNTFILVDYCTYIHCLPILFHHINFLEKSNIIKIKPGEKEKNIYTCIQIWKYLENLKANRNSLIINLGGGVITDIGGFVASVFKRGVRFINIPTTLLGMVDASIGYKTGINLESIKNEIGSFYCPEFLIIDPFFLKTLPEKEFISGMAEMFKHGLIADESFWIDMKKYQMNKDKNQWKNLIYQSILIKNKIVEKDPKEKGLRKILNFGHTIGHALESYFLNSKKETLLHGIAIAMGMIYESWISYKINGLSITDYQEIKSNLSRLYPIKKIYNSEFDQIFFIMEHDKKNDKNKIQFSLLKKIGICSYNCQVPYSLIKESFLQKK, from the coding sequence ATGTTTTGTGATAATAAAAAAATTATATTCTTTAATGAAGAAGCTTATAAAAAATTAGAAAATTATCTACTTAATCATATTAATACCATAAAAAATACATTTATTCTAGTAGATTATTGTACCTATATTCATTGTCTTCCAATACTTTTCCATCATATAAATTTTTTAGAAAAATCTAACATTATTAAAATTAAACCAGGAGAAAAAGAAAAAAATATTTATACATGTATTCAAATATGGAAATATTTGGAAAATTTGAAGGCAAATAGAAATAGTTTAATTATTAATTTAGGAGGGGGAGTTATTACAGATATTGGTGGATTTGTTGCCTCTGTGTTTAAAAGAGGAGTTCGATTTATTAATATTCCTACAACGTTATTAGGTATGGTAGATGCATCTATAGGATATAAAACTGGAATTAATTTAGAATCTATTAAAAATGAAATAGGTTCTTTCTATTGTCCAGAATTTTTAATCATTGATCCTTTTTTTTTAAAAACTCTTCCTGAAAAAGAATTTATTTCAGGTATGGCAGAGATGTTTAAACATGGGTTAATAGCAGATGAAAGTTTTTGGATTGATATGAAAAAATACCAAATGAATAAGGATAAAAATCAATGGAAAAATTTAATCTATCAATCTATATTGATAAAAAATAAAATTGTAGAAAAAGATCCTAAAGAAAAAGGATTAAGGAAAATTCTTAATTTTGGACATACTATAGGTCATGCTTTAGAGAGTTATTTTCTAAATTCTAAAAAAGAAACACTTTTACATGGTATAGCAATCGCTATGGGAATGATATATGAATCTTGGATTTCTTACAAAATAAATGGATTATCTATAACTGATTATCAAGAAATAAAATCGAATCTTTCTAGATTGTATCCAATTAAAAAAATATATAATTCAGAATTTGATCAAATTTTTTTTATTATGGAACATGATAAAAAAAATGATAAAAATAAAATTCAATTTTCTTTATTAAAAAAAATCGGAATTTGTTCTTATAACTGTCAAGTTCCTTATTCTTTAATCAAAGAAAGTTTTTTACAAAAAAAATAA
- a CDS encoding DedA family protein, whose protein sequence is MSDIWDFFQHLFNPRWIFFYFGNTALFILLAIVFAETGFFIGFFLPGDSLLFTAGIFGENLCKNFYHVPFFVIILIVACVAILGNIQGYWLGYKSGNFLYKKKDSFFFKKKHLIIAKLFYNKYKTTALIMSRFLPILRTFAPIVAGAIRINFKKFMIYNIIGALAWTFSIMLAGHYLDKRFPELKNHLEWIILLIVLMTTFPILLKLKIRKKKKLLI, encoded by the coding sequence ATGTCAGATATTTGGGATTTCTTTCAACATTTGTTCAATCCTAGATGGATTTTTTTCTATTTTGGAAATACAGCTTTATTTATTCTTTTAGCCATTGTTTTTGCAGAAACAGGGTTTTTTATCGGTTTTTTTTTACCAGGAGATTCCTTATTATTCACTGCTGGAATATTCGGAGAAAATTTATGCAAAAATTTTTATCATGTTCCATTTTTCGTAATTATTTTAATTGTTGCATGTGTAGCTATACTTGGTAATATCCAAGGATATTGGCTGGGATATAAATCTGGAAATTTTTTGTATAAAAAGAAAGATTCCTTTTTTTTTAAGAAAAAACATCTTATTATAGCAAAATTATTTTATAATAAATATAAAACAACGGCACTTATCATGAGTCGTTTTCTTCCAATACTTCGTACTTTTGCCCCCATTGTAGCTGGTGCAATACGTATTAACTTTAAAAAATTTATGATTTATAATATTATTGGAGCTCTTGCTTGGACTTTTTCGATAATGTTAGCTGGACATTACCTAGACAAAAGGTTCCCAGAATTAAAAAATCATCTGGAATGGATTATTTTGTTGATTGTTCTAATGACTACATTCCCAATATTACTTAAATTAAAAATAAGAAAAAAGAAAAAACTCCTTATATAA